Below is a window of bacterium DNA.
TAATGGGTCGGTAGGGTCGGGCCCGGTCAGCGCTGTTGCCAGCCGGTTGACGCCGATCCGTTATGCCGCGCGCGTAACTACGAGCCAGTCGCTCGCCACTTCATCGAAGGCTTCTTTTTGGCCCGGGCGCAGTCTCTCAGGAACAGGTTGATCAACGTCTGATACGGAATCCCAGTGTCTTCCGCGAGGTCCTTGAAGTACGCGAGCGTTCCCTCGTCGAGCCGAATCGTCACCTGCTTCTTCAGCCGCTTGGCATACGGGTTTCGCTTCCCCTTCGAAAAATCGTAATTGTCCTTCATTTCTCCCACCTCGATCGGTAGTCCCCGCGCTCCGACTTGTTTGCTCGGCGCGCGGAAATGATCCGAATGACGCTGTCTTCCTCTCGGTAGCAGTGACAGACCACGAGGGTCTTCGCAGCTGCGCTCATCCCGAGGATTACGAAGCGGTCTTCCGGCTCGTCAGGGTCCTCGTCCTCGACCAGAACCGCCCAGTCGTCGTAGAAGACGGTTTGAGCTTCCTCGAACGTGATTCGGTGCTTCCGCTTGTTCTCCCGATTCTTTCGCTCGTCCCAGTCGAAGCGAATCTCGTCCATTGTTGGAGTATACCTACAACGTAACTACACGCCAGGCGCGGCATAACCAGGCGTTGAACCGGACTGTCAACAGCTCGGGTCAATTGACCTTGGGAGCCATCTGGCGGCATACTCCTGAGGCAGGGTCGGGTCCGGTCAGCGCTGTTGCCAGCCGGTTAACGCCGATCCGTTGGGCGGACGGGGTCACGTGACCAAATCGCACGCGATAGCAATCGTCCTCGGAGTTCTACTGCTGGGAACCAACGGATGGTGGCTCTACAACTCTATAGACGCGGGGATCTCTTACACCTACCAGCAAGTGTCCCTCGACGACTGCCAAGAGGCGCTATCTCAGACAGTCGCGATCCTCCCCGTGGTAGCTAGCCCCGACGCTACTCGCGAAGAAGTTATCAGAGCAGCGCAGAAGCCGATCGAAGGCGAGCCGTTCGAGAAGGAAGGCTTCACGGTCGTCGGACAACTCGGGCTCAAGTTCGACGAGCACGGCCGTCTAATCGAAATTGGCCCGTACTAGCCTCGCCCGCCGCCCAACATCTCGTTGAAGCGACCGGGCCACCGCTGGCCGCTACGAGCCGTGGTAGACTGGGGTTTCACTCTGGTGGCTTAGCGAGCCTCGGGGCCGGCCCGGCAGCTGAGCCGCCTGTCCGTTGGGCGGCGGAACGAACCAAGTGCGCACACTGATCGGAATCGCATGCGCTGCCGCCGCCTGCCTGTTCGTGCTCTACTACTACGCCT
It encodes the following:
- a CDS encoding BrnA antitoxin family protein; the encoded protein is MKDNYDFSKGKRNPYAKRLKKQVTIRLDEGTLAYFKDLAEDTGIPYQTLINLFLRDCARAKKKPSMKWRATGS
- a CDS encoding BrnT family toxin, with the protein product MDEIRFDWDERKNRENKRKHRITFEEAQTVFYDDWAVLVEDEDPDEPEDRFVILGMSAAAKTLVVCHCYREEDSVIRIISARRANKSERGDYRSRWEK